From the genome of Halobellus litoreus, one region includes:
- a CDS encoding glutathione S-transferase family protein: MNMLVDGEWRSDAYQTTNEEGEFDRQETSFRDWIQDEPDAGFPAESGRYHVYISRACPWAHRVAMTRRLKGLEDDVSLSIVEPVRHDDGWEFSEDYPDPLYGADYLREIYTRADSEFTGRVTVPVLWDKEQETIVNNESREIMRMLDTEFAGANGVDLLPDGRVEEVDDLIDDIYESINNGVYRAGFADTQDAYEAAIEDLFGALDRWEDVLESQRFLAGEVFTEADVAMFATLVRFDHVYHTHFKCNRRAIHEYPNLWNYTKEVYQLGDIAETVNLDHITRHYYMSHDDINPKRLVPTGPDIDFSAPHNRDRLSADLPPALQADAAPADD; encoded by the coding sequence ATGAATATGCTCGTCGACGGGGAGTGGCGGAGCGACGCCTATCAGACGACGAACGAGGAGGGCGAGTTCGACCGACAGGAGACGTCCTTCCGCGACTGGATTCAGGACGAGCCCGACGCCGGGTTCCCGGCCGAGTCCGGCCGGTACCACGTCTACATCTCGCGGGCCTGCCCGTGGGCGCACCGCGTGGCGATGACGCGGCGCCTGAAGGGCCTCGAAGACGATGTCTCGCTCTCGATCGTCGAACCCGTCCGCCACGACGACGGCTGGGAGTTCTCCGAGGACTACCCAGATCCGCTCTACGGCGCGGACTACCTCCGGGAGATCTACACCCGTGCGGACTCCGAGTTCACCGGCCGGGTGACGGTTCCGGTGCTCTGGGACAAAGAGCAGGAGACCATCGTCAACAACGAGTCCCGCGAGATTATGCGGATGCTCGACACCGAGTTCGCGGGGGCGAACGGCGTCGACCTCCTGCCAGACGGGCGCGTCGAGGAGGTCGACGACCTCATCGACGACATCTACGAGTCGATAAACAACGGCGTCTACCGCGCCGGCTTCGCCGACACTCAGGACGCCTACGAAGCCGCGATCGAGGACCTCTTCGGCGCGCTGGACCGCTGGGAGGACGTCCTCGAGAGCCAGCGGTTCCTCGCCGGCGAGGTCTTCACCGAGGCCGACGTGGCGATGTTCGCGACGCTCGTCCGCTTCGACCACGTCTACCACACCCACTTCAAGTGTAACCGCCGAGCGATCCACGAGTACCCGAACCTCTGGAACTACACGAAGGAGGTGTATCAGTTGGGTGATATCGCCGAGACGGTCAACCTCGACCACATCACGCGACACTACTACATGAGCCACGACGACATCAACCCGAAGCGGCTCGTCCCGACCGGCCCCGACATCGACTTCTCCGCGCCGCACAACCGCGACCGGCTGTCGGCCGACCTCCCGCCGGCGCTCCAGGCCGACGCCGCGCCCGCGGACGACTGA
- a CDS encoding P-loop NTPase, which produces MVEAFAVASGKGGTGKTTSTLALGMALADRYDVTVIDADTGMANLLFHAGLDDADVTLHDLLVAERDVPVEAAVYDRFGMSVVPCGTSLTAFEEADPERLRDVVAELAADTDVLLLDSPAALGSKSAVLPVVLADRVVVVLQPTVPSLSDGLKVQEYARSYGTETAGVLFNRVRPDEDVESIADQAARYFGGTTLASVPESDAVRAARRAGEPLLAHAPRDPAADAFHEAAANLDVRAGDAAGVADRFRSAVVPDRP; this is translated from the coding sequence ATGGTCGAGGCGTTCGCCGTCGCGAGCGGCAAGGGCGGCACCGGAAAGACGACGAGCACGCTGGCGCTCGGGATGGCGCTCGCCGATCGGTACGACGTGACGGTCATCGACGCCGACACCGGGATGGCGAACCTCCTGTTTCACGCCGGACTGGACGACGCGGACGTGACGCTGCACGACCTGCTCGTCGCCGAGCGCGACGTCCCGGTCGAGGCGGCCGTCTACGACCGCTTCGGGATGTCGGTGGTCCCCTGCGGGACGAGCCTCACGGCCTTCGAGGAGGCGGATCCGGAGCGGCTTCGGGACGTCGTCGCCGAACTCGCCGCCGACACCGACGTTCTCCTGCTCGACTCGCCGGCGGCGCTCGGATCGAAGAGCGCGGTCCTCCCCGTCGTGCTCGCCGACCGCGTCGTCGTCGTGCTTCAGCCGACGGTCCCCTCGCTCTCGGACGGCCTGAAGGTCCAGGAGTACGCCCGCTCGTACGGCACCGAGACCGCGGGCGTGCTGTTCAACCGGGTCCGCCCCGACGAGGACGTCGAGTCGATCGCCGACCAGGCCGCGCGCTACTTCGGCGGGACGACGCTGGCGAGCGTCCCCGAGAGCGACGCGGTGCGGGCGGCCCGCCGCGCCGGCGAACCGCTGCTCGCGCACGCGCCGAGAGATCCTGCGGCCGACGCCTTTCACGAGGCCGCGGCGAACCTGGACGTCCGGGCCGGCGACGCCGCGGGCGTCGCGGACCGCTTCCGGAGCGCGGTCGTTCCGGACCGACCCTGA
- a CDS encoding 4-phosphopantoate--beta-alanine ligase: MSEIDVPESHPRYQSLLTRHRIEAGVEKGITSKQGLIAEGRGEAFDYLLGERTTDSADAAERAAAALLLLADRPVLSVNGNVAALVPGEIVELAAAVDADVEVNLFNRTDERMAAIAGHLREHGAAEAGVEIKGLTADARIPGLEHERSKVDADGIGAADVVLVPLEDGDRAEALAAMGKSEIVIDLNPLSRSAQVAAIPIVDNIIRAVPNVTEHAEALREASREELEGIVADFDREAALSAAEDAIRSGDLE; the protein is encoded by the coding sequence ATGAGCGAGATCGACGTGCCGGAGAGCCACCCCCGTTATCAGTCGCTCCTGACGCGACACCGCATCGAAGCGGGGGTCGAAAAGGGGATCACGAGCAAACAGGGGCTCATCGCCGAGGGTCGCGGCGAGGCGTTCGACTACCTCCTCGGCGAGCGGACCACCGACTCGGCCGACGCCGCCGAGCGCGCGGCGGCCGCCCTCCTGCTCCTCGCGGACCGTCCCGTCCTCTCGGTCAACGGCAACGTCGCGGCGCTCGTCCCCGGGGAGATCGTCGAACTCGCCGCGGCGGTCGACGCCGACGTGGAGGTGAACCTCTTCAACCGAACCGACGAGCGGATGGCGGCGATCGCCGGGCACCTCCGCGAGCACGGCGCGGCGGAAGCGGGCGTCGAGATCAAGGGGTTGACCGCCGACGCGCGCATCCCCGGACTGGAACACGAGCGCTCGAAAGTCGACGCCGACGGTATCGGCGCGGCCGACGTCGTGCTCGTTCCCCTCGAAGACGGCGACCGAGCCGAGGCGCTCGCGGCGATGGGCAAATCCGAGATCGTGATCGACCTGAACCCGCTGTCGCGGTCCGCGCAGGTCGCGGCGATTCCGATCGTCGACAACATCATCCGAGCGGTCCCCAACGTCACCGAGCACGCCGAGGCGCTGCGCGAGGCGTCCCGCGAGGAACTGGAGGGGATCGTCGCCGACTTCGACCGCGAGGCCGCGCTGTCCGCAGCCGAGGACGCGATCCGCTCGGGCGACCTCGAGTAG
- a CDS encoding cob(I)yrinic acid a,c-diamide adenosyltransferase, with amino-acid sequence MTDSDDATDRTPSETRRATPGGGVRPTADDIEPAAPEEFGLVQAWWGGGKGKTTAALGMAFRAAGHGYRVHVLQFLKGGADSVESVRGEYNAIAAVPGISYENTGHYGWHGLLDGSDEDEHLAKARGALARAEDVVAAAGETDLTAPLPLDGDPEAGVHLLVLDEILYAVDQGLIDESAVLDLVDSKPANLELVLTGSHSEPTYLLDAADLVTEVRKVKHPFDEGVRARKGTEY; translated from the coding sequence ATGACTGACAGCGACGACGCGACGGACCGAACTCCGTCGGAGACGCGACGCGCGACGCCCGGCGGCGGCGTCCGCCCGACGGCAGACGACATCGAACCGGCCGCGCCAGAGGAGTTCGGCCTCGTGCAGGCGTGGTGGGGCGGCGGAAAGGGCAAGACCACGGCGGCGCTCGGGATGGCGTTCCGCGCGGCCGGGCACGGCTACCGCGTGCACGTCCTCCAGTTCCTGAAGGGCGGCGCGGACTCCGTCGAGAGCGTCCGCGGCGAGTACAACGCCATCGCGGCGGTCCCGGGGATCTCCTACGAGAACACCGGCCACTACGGCTGGCACGGGCTCTTGGACGGCTCCGACGAGGACGAGCACCTGGCGAAGGCCCGCGGCGCGCTCGCCCGCGCGGAGGACGTAGTCGCGGCCGCCGGCGAGACGGACCTGACCGCGCCGCTGCCCCTCGACGGCGACCCCGAGGCCGGCGTTCACCTGCTCGTCCTCGACGAGATTCTCTACGCCGTCGATCAGGGGTTGATCGACGAGTCCGCCGTGCTCGACCTGGTCGACTCGAAGCCCGCGAACCTCGAACTCGTGTTGACAGGGAGTCACTCGGAGCCGACGTACCTGCTCGACGCGGCCGACCTCGTGACCGAGGTCCGGAAGGTGAAACACCCCTTCGACGAGGGCGTTCGCGCGCGGAAGGGGACGGAGTACTGA
- a CDS encoding thiamine-phosphate synthase family protein yields the protein MKFVEEVVVEEFLPTFRSMLAEALRERGLTQHEVAEALGISQSAVSKYAHGDVSRREEVLDDERVGDLVERVADGLATGDMSRVQALVEAEVLVRRLEEGDLLARLHEEAMPELADYDGYVRIHDPESGLRTSEQVRSSLRRALRRLTNASGFAGLIPNVGSNLVECLPEAAGVDDVAGVPGRIFDVKGRATVPADPEFGVSEHVAGVLLSAREAGSDARAALNVRYDSGIVADLEAAGYDAVEFDPDAPTDPIRESIAERGPESLSATFVCYQTGGYGIEPITYVLGPDADAVVTAVKTLLER from the coding sequence ATGAAGTTCGTCGAGGAAGTCGTCGTCGAGGAGTTCCTCCCGACCTTCCGCTCGATGCTGGCGGAGGCGCTTCGCGAGCGGGGACTGACGCAGCACGAGGTGGCCGAGGCGTTGGGGATCAGCCAGAGCGCCGTCTCGAAGTACGCCCACGGCGACGTGAGTCGGAGGGAGGAGGTCCTCGACGACGAGCGCGTCGGAGACCTCGTCGAGCGCGTCGCCGACGGCCTCGCGACGGGCGATATGAGTCGCGTGCAGGCGCTCGTCGAGGCCGAAGTGCTCGTCCGGCGGTTAGAGGAGGGCGACCTGCTCGCGCGGCTCCACGAGGAAGCGATGCCCGAACTCGCCGACTACGACGGCTACGTCCGGATCCACGACCCCGAGAGCGGGCTCCGGACGAGCGAACAGGTGCGCTCGTCGCTCAGGCGGGCGCTCCGACGACTCACGAACGCCAGCGGGTTCGCCGGGCTCATCCCGAACGTCGGCTCGAACCTCGTGGAGTGTCTCCCCGAGGCGGCCGGCGTCGACGACGTCGCGGGCGTTCCCGGACGGATCTTCGACGTGAAGGGTCGCGCGACGGTCCCCGCCGATCCCGAGTTCGGCGTCAGCGAGCACGTCGCGGGCGTGCTCCTGTCGGCGCGCGAGGCCGGCAGCGACGCCCGCGCCGCGCTCAACGTCCGCTACGACTCGGGGATCGTGGCCGACCTCGAAGCCGCCGGCTACGACGCCGTCGAGTTCGACCCAGACGCGCCGACCGACCCGATCCGCGAGTCGATCGCCGAGCGCGGTCCCGAATCGCTCTCTGCGACGTTCGTCTGCTACCAGACGGGCGGCTACGGAATCGAACCGATCACCTACGTGCTCGGCCCCGACGCCGACGCGGTCGTCACGGCGGTCAAGACGCTGCTCGAACGCTGA
- a CDS encoding cobyric acid synthase, whose product MPAETILVAGTASHVGKSTVAAGLCRRLADAGVDVAPFKAQNMSNEAQAVVRPEAVRGDDASAASDSDGPAFGEIGVSQYVQARAAGVRPTTDHNPVLLKPRGEGESQLVVDGVAVGHYAAGDYYAEHWDDARDAAEAAYARLAAENDVVVAEGAGSIAEINFHDRDLANVETARFADARILLVADIERGGVFASILGTLELLPDDVRERVVGVAITKFRGDRSLLEPGIDEIESRTGVPVLAVLPHDDPGLPDEDSVSLPAAGEREVRGTDDGVADDRSVTVAVPRLPRASNTADVDPLVGVPGVRVAFVPLDAPLSDADAVVLTGTKNTADDLHAIREAGLHERLRRFDGPVVGLCGGYQLLGERLIAADVEAAGDTAVADAGTTVSGIGLLPVETAFSRRKRVAPVEWTLDGDGPLAGASGAVEGYEIHAGETRAVGPREPQPNSSPPVRFPFASDGRDPVTLGAARGRVLGTYLHGLFANDAAREAFVENVFANAGKRRPAAADSGRDGDPYTRAAALVEEIALGELIPTVPAADIG is encoded by the coding sequence ATGCCCGCTGAGACGATCCTCGTCGCGGGTACGGCCAGCCACGTCGGCAAGAGCACCGTCGCCGCGGGGCTCTGTCGCCGCCTCGCGGACGCCGGCGTCGACGTCGCGCCGTTCAAAGCGCAGAATATGAGTAACGAGGCGCAGGCGGTCGTCCGGCCGGAGGCGGTCCGTGGCGACGACGCGAGCGCAGCGTCGGACTCCGACGGCCCGGCCTTCGGCGAGATCGGCGTCTCACAGTACGTCCAGGCGCGCGCCGCGGGCGTCCGACCGACGACCGATCACAATCCCGTGCTCCTGAAGCCTCGCGGCGAGGGCGAATCCCAACTCGTCGTCGACGGCGTCGCCGTCGGCCACTACGCCGCGGGCGACTACTACGCCGAGCACTGGGACGACGCCAGAGACGCCGCCGAGGCGGCCTACGCGCGCCTCGCGGCCGAAAACGACGTCGTGGTCGCCGAGGGCGCGGGGTCGATCGCGGAGATCAACTTCCACGACCGCGACCTCGCCAACGTCGAGACCGCGCGCTTCGCCGACGCCCGGATCCTGCTGGTCGCCGACATCGAGCGCGGCGGGGTCTTCGCCTCGATCCTGGGCACGCTGGAACTGCTCCCAGACGACGTCCGCGAGCGGGTCGTCGGCGTCGCGATCACGAAGTTCCGCGGCGATCGGTCCCTCCTGGAACCGGGGATCGACGAGATCGAATCCCGGACCGGCGTCCCGGTGCTCGCGGTGCTGCCCCACGACGATCCCGGGCTCCCCGACGAGGACAGCGTCTCGCTCCCGGCGGCGGGAGAGCGCGAGGTCCGGGGGACCGACGACGGCGTCGCCGACGACCGATCGGTCACGGTCGCCGTCCCGCGCCTCCCGCGGGCGTCGAACACCGCGGACGTGGACCCGCTTGTCGGCGTTCCGGGCGTCCGCGTCGCGTTCGTTCCGCTCGACGCGCCGCTGTCGGACGCCGACGCCGTCGTCCTGACCGGGACGAAGAACACCGCCGACGATCTCCACGCGATCCGAGAGGCAGGCCTCCACGAGCGGCTTCGGAGATTCGACGGTCCCGTCGTCGGCCTCTGCGGCGGCTACCAACTCCTCGGGGAGCGCCTCATCGCTGCCGACGTCGAGGCCGCGGGCGACACCGCGGTGGCCGACGCCGGAACGACGGTCTCTGGGATCGGTCTGCTTCCCGTCGAAACCGCGTTCTCGCGTCGCAAGCGCGTCGCCCCCGTCGAGTGGACGCTCGACGGGGACGGCCCGCTCGCCGGCGCGTCCGGCGCGGTCGAGGGCTACGAGATCCACGCCGGCGAGACGCGGGCGGTCGGGCCGAGAGAACCCCAGCCGAACTCGTCGCCGCCCGTCCGGTTCCCGTTCGCGAGCGACGGCCGCGACCCGGTGACGCTCGGGGCGGCGCGGGGACGCGTCCTCGGGACCTATCTTCACGGCCTCTTCGCGAACGACGCGGCACGCGAGGCGTTCGTCGAGAACGTCTTCGCGAACGCGGGGAAGCGCCGGCCCGCGGCGGCCGATTCCGGACGCGACGGCGACCCCTACACCCGCGCCGCGGCGCTCGTCGAAGAAATCGCGCTTGGGGAGCTCATTCCGACGGTTCCCGCCGCAGACATCGGGTAG
- a CDS encoding DUF3592 domain-containing protein — MPSTIGPSSFFAAVLLLVGTGLAGYGAYDYTQQSDAIEDAVAVDATIVETDVETVTSKGDQSHKPTVSFEYRYDGTAYTGDRIFPSDVSPKYETHSKAQSIAQEYESGETVTAYVDPAAPGDAFLEKRRSTYSLKLAGIGALIVLVTLGSRVRSSLNS, encoded by the coding sequence GTGCCCTCCACAATCGGTCCCAGTTCGTTCTTCGCGGCAGTATTGCTCCTCGTCGGAACCGGCCTCGCCGGGTACGGCGCGTACGATTACACCCAGCAGTCGGATGCGATCGAAGACGCGGTGGCCGTGGACGCGACGATCGTCGAGACCGACGTCGAGACGGTCACCAGCAAGGGAGACCAGTCCCACAAGCCGACCGTGTCCTTCGAGTACCGGTACGACGGCACGGCGTACACCGGCGACCGGATCTTCCCGTCGGACGTGAGCCCGAAGTACGAGACGCACTCGAAGGCGCAGTCGATCGCCCAGGAGTACGAATCCGGGGAAACGGTCACCGCGTACGTCGATCCGGCGGCGCCCGGCGACGCGTTCCTCGAGAAGCGACGGTCGACGTATTCGTTGAAGCTCGCGGGGATCGGGGCCCTGATCGTACTCGTCACGCTCGGGTCTCGCGTCCGATCGTCGCTGAACAGCTAG
- a CDS encoding sensor histidine kinase: MRNFAGEGVGGALAQVVDGMDDAVIVRETASGEVVAANAAAAETFGDESGTRRELDAEACAANPERAAEARREAERAARQGGAGRFRWEARRRDGTTFWAESSVSATTVGDREYLVSVVRDVTERTERERDLERFAEILTHDLTSPLNAAQAQVNILREEVSGGEEFLDRLERVHDRMEAIVGDVRALVGDKRHEPDLGPVDLNRVVVGAWEAVGGCGDDDEPVCAEDAGGSLIVDGDLGTVTADEGRLCRLFENLFQNAIRHAGEAGDCVTVTVSSIPGGVAVDDDGSGVPEADRERVFEYGYTTADAGTGFGLNIVAATAEAHGWDVAVGDSEAGGARFEITGMRGSSDGG; encoded by the coding sequence ATGAGGAACTTCGCGGGAGAGGGAGTCGGCGGCGCGCTCGCGCAGGTCGTCGACGGGATGGACGACGCCGTCATCGTCCGCGAGACCGCGAGCGGCGAGGTCGTCGCAGCCAACGCGGCGGCGGCGGAGACGTTCGGCGACGAGTCCGGAACCCGTCGCGAACTCGATGCCGAGGCGTGTGCGGCCAACCCGGAGCGAGCGGCCGAGGCCCGCAGGGAGGCGGAGCGAGCGGCGCGACAGGGCGGCGCGGGGAGATTCCGCTGGGAGGCCCGGCGGCGCGACGGCACGACGTTCTGGGCCGAATCGAGCGTGTCGGCGACGACCGTCGGCGACCGGGAGTACCTCGTGAGCGTCGTGCGGGACGTGACAGAGCGGACCGAGCGCGAGCGGGACCTCGAGCGGTTCGCCGAGATCCTGACGCACGACCTCACGAGCCCGTTGAACGCCGCACAGGCGCAGGTGAACATCCTGCGCGAGGAGGTCAGCGGCGGCGAGGAGTTCCTGGACCGCCTGGAGCGGGTGCACGATCGGATGGAAGCCATCGTCGGCGACGTGCGGGCGCTCGTCGGCGACAAGCGGCACGAGCCGGACCTCGGACCCGTCGATCTGAACCGCGTCGTCGTCGGCGCGTGGGAGGCCGTCGGCGGGTGCGGTGACGACGACGAACCGGTGTGTGCCGAGGACGCCGGGGGGAGCCTGATCGTCGACGGCGACCTGGGAACGGTCACCGCTGACGAGGGACGGCTGTGTCGGCTGTTCGAGAACCTCTTTCAGAACGCGATCCGGCACGCCGGCGAGGCGGGCGACTGCGTCACCGTGACGGTGTCGTCGATCCCGGGCGGGGTCGCCGTCGACGACGACGGGTCCGGCGTCCCCGAGGCGGACCGCGAGCGCGTCTTCGAGTACGGGTACACCACCGCCGACGCCGGGACGGGATTCGGGCTCAACATCGTCGCCGCGACGGCCGAGGCCCACGGCTGGGACGTCGCCGTCGGCGACTCCGAGGCGGGCGGGGCCCGATTCGAGATCACCGGAATGCGAGGGTCGAGCGACGGAGGCTGA
- the truD gene encoding tRNA pseudouridine(13) synthase TruD — MREAHPLERRVGIEHYYSDAEGTGGRLRTAPDDFRVRELEAMEPEPLDVDAGDYPHLLVRATLRGWDTNDFARRLSNALGISRERVSWAGTKDKYAVTTQLFSLRGVDTEELPDIDDADVEVLGRIGRRLHFGDLAGNAFEIRVRDADVAPVEEITAELHARVSEAADGPARTGDGDDEPGVDVAVPNYFGHQRFGSRRPVTHEVGLCVARGEWREAVLTYVGNPFDAEPEATQEARRFVDEQAETDDPDWGAALDRMPGALRFERSMLHRLHEDGDRSAEDWRHALEAVPENLQRLFVNAAQSYAFNRIVSERLSRGVPLAHPVEGDVVCFADADAPEGLSRPDTDRTQVATDRRIDVMRRHCERGRAFVTAPLVGVETELADGEPGEIERAVLDDLGLGPGDFNRPGQFHSTGTRRAVLLRTRVDTGVDAAERAYDLSFSLPSGSYATVLLREYLKTSPEAL, encoded by the coding sequence ATGCGCGAGGCACACCCCCTGGAACGGCGCGTCGGCATCGAGCACTACTACAGCGACGCCGAGGGGACCGGCGGTCGACTGCGGACGGCCCCCGACGACTTCCGGGTCCGGGAACTGGAGGCGATGGAGCCCGAACCGCTCGACGTCGACGCCGGCGACTACCCGCACCTGCTCGTCCGGGCGACGCTCCGGGGGTGGGACACCAACGACTTCGCGCGACGGCTCTCGAACGCGCTGGGGATCAGCCGCGAGCGGGTCTCCTGGGCCGGCACGAAGGACAAGTACGCGGTCACGACGCAGTTGTTCTCGCTGCGCGGCGTCGACACCGAAGAATTGCCAGATATCGACGACGCCGACGTCGAGGTGCTCGGGAGAATCGGCCGACGGCTTCACTTCGGCGACCTGGCCGGCAACGCCTTCGAGATCCGCGTCCGCGACGCCGACGTCGCCCCGGTCGAGGAGATCACGGCCGAGTTGCACGCGCGAGTCAGTGAAGCGGCGGACGGGCCGGCGCGCACAGGCGATGGAGACGACGAACCCGGCGTCGACGTCGCCGTTCCGAACTACTTCGGCCACCAGCGCTTCGGCAGCCGCCGGCCGGTCACGCACGAGGTCGGCCTGTGCGTCGCCCGCGGCGAGTGGCGCGAAGCGGTCCTGACGTACGTCGGCAACCCCTTCGACGCCGAACCCGAGGCGACCCAGGAGGCGCGGCGGTTCGTCGACGAGCAGGCCGAGACGGACGATCCCGACTGGGGGGCGGCGCTGGATCGGATGCCCGGCGCGCTCCGCTTCGAGCGGTCGATGCTGCACCGCCTGCACGAGGACGGCGACCGGAGTGCGGAAGACTGGCGGCACGCCCTGGAGGCCGTCCCGGAGAACCTCCAGCGGCTGTTCGTCAACGCCGCGCAGTCGTACGCGTTCAACCGGATCGTCAGCGAGCGGCTCTCCCGCGGGGTCCCGCTCGCGCACCCGGTCGAGGGCGACGTCGTCTGCTTCGCCGACGCCGACGCACCCGAGGGGCTCTCCCGACCGGACACCGACCGGACGCAGGTCGCGACCGACCGCCGGATCGACGTGATGCGCCGCCACTGCGAGCGCGGCCGGGCGTTCGTGACCGCCCCGCTCGTCGGCGTCGAGACCGAACTGGCAGACGGCGAGCCCGGCGAGATCGAACGCGCCGTCCTCGACGATCTCGGACTCGGCCCGGGCGACTTCAACCGTCCCGGCCAGTTCCACTCGACCGGGACGCGGCGCGCGGTTCTGCTCCGGACGCGCGTCGACACCGGCGTCGACGCCGCCGAGCGCGCGTACGACCTCTCGTTCTCGCTTCCCTCGGGGTCGTACGCGACGGTCCTGCTCCGGGAGTACCTGAAGACGAGTCCGGAGGCGCTGTGA
- a CDS encoding DUF2103 domain-containing protein has translation MDCRRCGTPLERPGDYCLVCDTANCDAVVVEFERDRAELTMLDGDEVVGRTTLTTVPEDDPESETVELRNFAGRVADDVRRKRPETVFAAGNREVLRETRAQLHHEFYRVAADDPVGRVLERRGERSLEVVETPPREKLGGSHSTLIGGRNGRQAIGVVADHPHVKKIVPGPIDAGGMGSRTGLRAKVTRADDNGNVRLLLRDGSSVQENRIVTTAMDRETGEFVRDDLNQALTEAELRDE, from the coding sequence ATGGACTGTCGGCGGTGCGGAACGCCGCTCGAACGACCGGGCGATTACTGCCTGGTCTGCGACACCGCCAACTGCGACGCGGTCGTGGTCGAATTCGAGCGCGACCGCGCGGAGTTGACGATGCTCGACGGCGACGAGGTCGTGGGACGCACGACGCTGACGACGGTACCCGAGGACGACCCCGAGTCGGAGACCGTCGAACTCAGGAACTTCGCGGGGCGCGTCGCCGACGACGTTCGCCGCAAGCGACCCGAGACGGTGTTCGCGGCGGGGAACCGCGAGGTGCTTCGGGAGACGAGAGCGCAACTCCACCACGAGTTCTATCGCGTCGCGGCCGACGATCCCGTCGGGCGCGTGCTGGAGCGCCGCGGCGAGCGCTCGTTGGAAGTCGTCGAGACGCCGCCGCGAGAGAAACTCGGCGGGTCGCACTCGACCCTGATCGGCGGGCGGAACGGTCGGCAGGCCATCGGCGTCGTCGCCGACCACCCGCACGTCAAGAAGATCGTTCCCGGCCCGATCGACGCCGGCGGGATGGGCTCGCGAACGGGGCTCAGAGCGAAGGTGACCCGCGCCGACGACAACGGCAACGTCCGGCTGTTGCTCCGAGACGGCTCCAGCGTCCAGGAGAACCGGATCGTGACGACCGCGATGGACAGAGAGACCGGCGAGTTCGTCCGCGACGACCTCAACCAGGCGCTCACCGAGGCCGAACTGCGGGACGAGTGA
- the pth2 gene encoding peptidyl-tRNA hydrolase Pth2 — protein MKQAIVARTDLGMGRGKLAAQVAHASLSAYEDTDERTRKEWKGGGQKKVVLKADGEETLFRLADEAERLGLPSAIIRDAGHTQLDPGTVTCLAVGPGREEDVDRVTGDLTLY, from the coding sequence ATGAAGCAGGCCATCGTCGCCCGGACGGACCTCGGGATGGGACGCGGAAAGCTCGCCGCGCAGGTCGCACACGCGTCGCTGTCGGCGTACGAGGACACCGACGAGCGAACCAGAAAGGAGTGGAAAGGTGGCGGACAGAAGAAGGTCGTGCTGAAGGCCGACGGCGAGGAGACGCTGTTTCGACTGGCCGACGAGGCCGAGCGGCTCGGGTTGCCGAGCGCGATCATCCGAGACGCGGGACACACGCAACTCGATCCCGGCACGGTGACCTGTCTCGCGGTCGGCCCCGGCCGCGAGGAGGACGTCGACCGGGTGACCGGCGACCTCACGCTGTACTGA
- the dcd gene encoding dCTP deaminase, translating to MILSDDDILARLEAGDLVVDPIDDLDMQIQPASIDLRLGEEFLEFQRTNISCIHPNRESEVSEYVTETTVPEGEEFILHPGDFVLGTTKERVEIPPDLLATVEGRSSLGRLAVVIHATAGIVDPGYHGQITLELSNLGTAPVALTPGMRVSQLVFTELTQAAGRPYGVERGSKYQDQEGPQASRIGADPEFASESPEPDAGHADE from the coding sequence ATGATACTCTCTGACGACGACATCCTCGCTCGACTGGAGGCCGGCGACCTCGTCGTCGATCCCATCGACGACCTCGATATGCAGATCCAGCCGGCGAGCATCGACCTCCGACTCGGCGAGGAGTTCTTGGAGTTCCAGCGGACGAACATCTCCTGTATCCACCCGAACCGCGAGTCGGAGGTCTCCGAGTACGTGACCGAGACGACGGTGCCGGAGGGCGAGGAGTTCATCCTCCACCCCGGCGACTTCGTCCTCGGGACGACCAAAGAGCGCGTCGAGATCCCGCCCGACCTGCTGGCGACCGTCGAGGGGCGCTCCTCGCTCGGCCGCCTCGCGGTCGTGATCCACGCGACCGCGGGTATCGTCGATCCGGGGTACCACGGCCAGATCACGCTCGAACTGTCGAATCTCGGCACCGCACCCGTCGCGCTCACGCCGGGAATGCGCGTCTCCCAGCTGGTATTCACCGAACTCACCCAGGCCGCCGGGCGACCCTACGGCGTCGAGCGCGGCTCGAAGTACCAGGATCAGGAGGGGCCGCAGGCGTCGCGCATCGGTGCCGACCCCGAGTTCGCGTCGGAGTCGCCTGAACCCGACGCCGGGCACGCAGACGAATGA